The genomic segment aaaccaatttttttaaaaCGTATTAACATAGATAAATATACTATATATTACCTAGCTATatgcctatacgtaaaaactagccaagactaatcctttataatttcaggattttctacacagcacagaacttggcactaGGGGTtgcaatccggatatccggataaccgttttatccggatacctacctaatacctaatagtctaccttcatgccaaatatcaagtttctaagtgatcttgaagtggattaggtttttggtctataagtattttttttttccatcgaaatatcaatagtttccagtttttagatttttccctctatgtacacctaatagtctaccttgatgccaaatttcaagtttctaggtcatctggaagtaggttaggtttatgatctatatgtcagtcagtcacaaaaatgccggtttttaaacgttaatttatcaataactgttTGAGCTATGTTTATgagattttgtattttggacaagctaaggggcttcaATACATTAAGgtttaggtttcaagttgtaaaggggtcaaaagtagctcgaaatggttcgtgtaatattacacacggttgctgcgtcgccagttcctttttctttgaacttggctggacacgctaccgcgtgtctagattacCCAACATGCTCTTCACCGGTTTTTGTTTCTTCTTTAATATTTATAAGCAAGGGTGACTAATGATTGCTTATCATACCTTTCTGCCAGTAGAGCCTTACTGAAAGCCAACAAAGCTCTACCTTGGCTCCTAATGGCACAAATTTTCCTAGAGCACCAGGAAAATAGCTCTAAACTTAACTTTTTTGATCGCCAAAGACGTCAAGTGACGCGCGCAGCttcagcccaatatcaaccttcgtgcatagcaataaggttcacgatgacgcgccacACACGACAAGTGTGGTGTTCAAAGggtataaaggttccgtcacaggCGCGTGTtacgggcggggcgtgagctttttatatgtaaaagcggcgcgccccgctcatcCCCCGCCCgggaaacgcgcctgtgtgacgaagccttaaaTATAAAGTCATGCAAAACTTACCTTAGTGCGCGGCCGGCCCCTTCCCTTCTTCACTGCTGCCTCCTCCACTGGTTCATCACTTTTAGTCTTTTTCACAGCATTACTGGTCTTTGCCACACTTGGCTTCTCCTTAGAAGCCTTGATGTCCTTAATCGCCTCACTCAGTTTCATGTCATCATCACTATCACTCTTGACAGACTTGGTGGTCCTTTCTTTCTGTCCGCATTTAGGCAATGTTTTTGACACAACTTTTAGAGGCAAATCATCATCACTCGAGGAATCAGATGAACATTTGCTGCAAGACTCCGAACTTGAATTGCTGTCGGACAGTTTTGGTGATTTCTTCTTCACTTTAGATTTTTGAGTGTCCATAGCCTCGGAAGGTTTCGTCTTGACAGAAGGCTTGGCGCTTCTTCTAGGTGAGACCTTCCGAGCAGGAATAGCAGCTATTTTGAGCCTCAGGCCTGTGTCACAAGATGTAACAGAGAAGTGGGGTTTAGAAGCCGAAGTCTGCTTAGCACCTGAGCATTCAAATTCACTTCCTGATGATTCACTGGAACTGCTGTTCTATAATAAAAAAGACAAGAAGCAATTATTCACTAGCAGGACtgaataagtaggtattcatcAACAATCTATAAACCCTTATCaatgtataatataataaaagatTGAATCATTTATCATACATATAACAATCTGGAAGCATCAAAATAGAAACAGTGTGTCAAAAATTGTACTATAAATGCAATAATCAAGAATTTATTTTATGGTATGTGATTATTTTCACACATTTAATAAAACGGAGTAAACATACCTCTGAATCCGTATTTGAATCCGACTCGCCACTTGAATCATGGGTCTTTGGTACTTCAGTACCCATTTctgtaaataaaacaaacaactTTAGTAGGTATCAATTGCAATCTCAATATATCTTCCACTAATGAGTGTCAGACACATTCTATACCTAAAAGTATAATAATCATTAAAATTTCCCCAAACATACTTTATCTTATACATATAAACGAGCAATtcctgtatatttatttatatatatacttatttatttcgGGGATCTAGAAAATGACTCTAacaatttcgataaaatttgctatatgggggttttcgggggcgaataatcgatctagctaggtcttacctctgggaaaacgcgcatttttgagtttttatatgttttcagagcaaagctcagtctcccagatattaccaCTTTAAATATAGTTTGACAAGAGTTAAAATCAGTGGAACATAGGCAGAGAGAAACATACAGTCTGTTTACTTATGGTAGTATTAAAGCTGTAAAGGGATGAGcagtttttttatttgactGTGCTGACAACTGTGGGACAGTGTTAAACTCTCAATCTATCTTCCACTAATCAATGTCAGACCAGTCTTGTTTACCATTATATATGTAGAAACTGTTTCTATGTGACAGAAAACATATGTGAATTCAGACAAAAATCATTGGTGCAATTTGGAATCAAGCATCTTTCTCAGTTTACCACTTTACAAGGTACCCTGTAGTGTAGGATTTAAACAGTCATGTGTCATAACTAACAAGCGAAAAACATGACTAGCCGCTTGGCTTGGCAAAAGCGGTCGTCAATAATAAGTGACGGTTAGTTAGCAATACATAAATCTTCCAATTCTAGACGTAGCAATTTAGGCAGTATTGTTCTAAATATTTACGAGCACATAGATAATTGATATGCGAGGTACTCACTTCAAGGCTGGTCAAGATGTTTCCAAGTCCAACTGCATAAATTCCCGCATTATATCACTGGATATACAAGAACGACATTGTCTCTGCAAATTAATGTAGGAGTATCACCAAAATATAAAGACAAAACGTTCATTTGGAAGAAATATCCTATTGTTCGAGCATGATTTTTGTTGGTATAAAATTAGTCGAGATGACAGATCCGACACTCGAAGGACCAGTTTCCTATCACATCACGACGTAACATTATACCATTCCTAAACCGTGGATTCAATGCTATTACTTCAAACAAAACGAATATACACTTGATGATCGCTTTCTTTTTACGTTGCGATAATAATTAGGAGTAACGGTCTTTTAGGACATTGGCGCCAAATAAGTGCATACGTTTACATACATAACCGGAATAATATCGAAGAAAGCTGATTCAATCATAAGAAAACAATATACACTAAATATAAAAGAGGTAATTACATACTAACCATATATTAAAACTCCTGTAACGCAAAGATAAACGCAGTTGGTTCACTTGAGAGCACAACACTTGGCCTCCATGTTTACAaatcattcaaataaaataaaatatataggaAGATGCCTAGGTAGTGAGAGAAACCTAGAGAATTTGATAGCTAACTCTTTTTTACACATGCGTTCTTCCCGCGAGAGAGAGAGATGGTCATAACAAATTCAACTACACATGAATTGCGCAAAATGGCGTCACTGATCAAATGCATGGATGCTATTTTGTATGAATGCTAAGTTTCTTGGCattaaatttgtatgaaatgctTAGAATCATGAAATAGGTGTACTTTGGGTGTAGAATTTTCATTTCATCATATAATTTTCAAACATTTATCAGCACCTAATAGGCAAAAACAAGTAGGTGGAGAAATTAGCATTGTGCATGTGTGTGCGAGCGTGTCTATGTATATGACATCACATGCTTGTATTGCATCGGCCCGTTTCACTAAGCTACgagatataataataaaattcaatCCATACAATACATTGTCATGGTTTATAACGTTAAGTTGTATGATATTCATTTTGCATTGAATTTTATGCAAACGTAAAGCTTCCCTttcaaaaagataaaaaaaaacataacatgtTAATGCGTTAATCGGTTTATTTTGACATCACAGTGGTTTTTCTTATAACTGAAACAGCGTGTGGTTTTTACGTCAACGTCACTGtcatgtcaaaatatttttaggttATGTCCTGATTATTTTATAGCAAAAATAGTAAGAGAGACAATATTACCTTAgccttaataaaatataatctgtAACGATATACAGTTGGGAAATAAATACAAACCATACTTCGCCACAATGGCCCTAAATAGGCTTTTCGCTGGGCTATCAATAACTCCTACGGTTCTGGGGAGACGAACTATTTATACGGGAGTCGTTAACTTTGCAAGTAAACCGCGATTAGACAAGCCAAAGCCAGGATTCGGCATAGCTTATAGGCGTATAGTGCATTTTCCTGAAGAATACACCGTCAAGCCTTTAGAAGTAACCAATCTTGCAGGCAGAGATCCAGCGACAGGTACTTTACGCATATTACGGTCAATTTCGTTAAATATACCTCATCAGCATAGGCTTACTacatgtgtaattaaatatttgagaTATTTTTAAGCCAGACATGACAAGACATTTTAACTGAACTGTGTTCTGTTAACTGTATAAATGTTAATAAAACAATTGCTTACTTACAGGTCGCGTTGTAGCTAAAGGCATAGGAGGTGGCATTAAGCACAAATACCACTGGATAGCCTGGATCAGGGATGGACCCAAGGAGGGCCCTCCCCACGAGGAGAAGGTCATACAGGTACAGAATTTCCTAACAAATAAGTTGACCATATTATtactattttctttatttatttttcgtcttaagttaggttatttataatatgaatataaaagtaaaatataaaaacacttgcaaaacaataaaaaatacatataaacacattataaaaaacctaacctagggtgccaccggcagcggggcaaggcccaagctaccggtggtcagggctgcagagagaggaaccgggaGACTATTTgtgccgtgtccaagatcaccgtcttctgcatctgacccttgattaCTATTATTACTAGTATTATCACTGACACCTGTATAACCATTGATATTATACAAACCAAATTTTGCTTGTGGATTTGACCAcaaagataatattttcactctcatattaaatattatatgctTAAAACTTTAGTGCcctatttctttctttattgaTGATACAAAGACAATACATTCCACTTTTTTGGGTCTCAAGACtgtttctgtgtcaaatttaacTAACATTGTCAGTTTTTCAGAACATTCTGAATATGTACCTCATATGGTCATATGTCATgacacctgcaataatatgttactcttcaaaggcccaaaaatatgtgacacactctttatggctctacaaataagattgtgtcagatatttttgcggccttcatagtgttaacatattattgcaggtgactgtaccacgtGAGAAAACTTTAATGACATGTGACCATAGTCAAATAGGTCCATAAACATAACTTTGAAATCAAATAACAATTAAAACTTaactagggtaattcgccagtaattGGCCACCAAATGTATTCTATTcaccttcaataactagccaccttatactaaaatgaattctgtttataagtgaatagaattcatttttagtttagggtggccagttactaaaaccggccagttactgaCGAATTACCCTATTTAGTTTATTTCTCTAAAACATACTTTCAGATTATGGAAGATGGTTGTCGGACAGCAAACATTGCTTTAGTGGCGGTTGGAGACAAACTCAAGTATATTCTTGCGACGGAGAACATGAAAGCCGGTGACATTATCAAAACATCCAGACACTTGCCTAGGATACCTGGTTAGTGGGCTAAGCGTTTTACATAACTATTTTTCTATTAGCctggtccacacagagcgagcatacgcaCGAGCCAATTAcctcgcgcacaaaacggccagtgaAGACGTGACACGCGCGCGCCGCGTCGGCTGAGGCACGTctcattgacgtataatatctaaggacgggccttacgggcactaaaaatggtactagtttgatccaatcgtgcagtctgacgcaactagttgcgaccaatagcgcgcgtgatgctaactcatcaaccaatcgcgcgcgtgatgcgaactcataaaccaatcgcgttgtagcagtttcacaccgctgtactggcccctgtcatgcctcattattattgcccgtaaagccagtccctagatatctatgtcaatggcaCGTCTACACTGGTCGTTTTGTGCGCGAGAAAATTGCCTCGCACGTATGCTAGCTCTGCGTGGACCCGGCTattgatgtaaaaaaaatatctaccgATCACCAATCTTTGTTAGAAATAGATTAAATCAAAGTATTCACAATGGCAAtgggagcattccatgaaattgtctaccgttgtcCCATACAAACGCGAGTTTTCTGAAGATTTGTAGGTATtatagcagtttctttttctataacagatggtcaaaaatatgaccAAAAAAATAATCGTCGGCTTTAAGCGCCGAAAAAAAGTTCTAATatacgaaataaaatgcgtttgtacgggacagccggTGGAATGCTCCAATGTCGGCTTATATATTGTGAAACTTGAGAGCTTTTTTATTATCCTAGATTGAAAGTGTGTAGGTATGGAATTATGGATTTCTTTGTATATCATctgaaccacagaataaataatagtggtAAAGGTTCACTTTCCAAAACACGTCTATTACGAGAGATACAAGCGCAAGCACGAGCAGGCGTCCGATCCATAgtggtgcgcggcaactactactgctagacaccaaaactggtgtggccgcatgtacttgtagcgacgcgacgaaatcgctgagtgagccacgcctgcctgtACCCACATTCAGCAATGTACCCTTTAAAGTCTAGTAGGTAGTTATTAATAAAGGATTTTGTTCTAGTTAGAGCCAATGAAGGTGACGCTTACGTCCTAGGAGCGCTCCCTACCGGAACTATTGTACACTGCATTGAAAAAGTGCCTGGTAAGTCGCTTTTTCTTACTGGATAATTGTGTGTTAATAATGTACGCGAATAGTTTGCGAGATGCATGTTTTAACTAATTACCAAAGAGTTATAAGTTAAAAAAgaattattgtaaattaaaaaaaaatcgcgctcCATACATTGACAGCTGAATTAGATGGTGTTGTAATTCTTGTGGTCTCTTCTTCAATCAATAACTCTACTACTTATACAGGTATGGGCGGTCTGTACATACACGCAGCGGGCACCTTCGGCACCATATTGAGGAAGCAGGACGACCGGATCATCGTGCAGATGCCGTCTAAAAGGCTGTTCAGCTTTGATCAACACTGCATGGCTGTTGTTGGTTAGTACCAACGCCCACACTGTTCCcgtttcgacgccgtgtcaaacagaaaagctgtcacgcggacgccacgtcaccgtagtgtcaaaactgaaattgaactttatgcatatgcacgtaggtctatgttgctctgtggtctgtgaccgattaataagactttggcgttgaacctgcggtgcgtatatatcggtcattggcgtccaaaaggttaactgtacatcagtggaccttatgccttttgtaataaggtccaccgatgtacgaATGTTGCCGTTTGTACACTTAGTACTTTATTACCTATGATTCAAGTTCCAATGAATATTGGCACTCGATCGATAAAAGGTCGTATATTTTGGATTAAGGGTTATTTCCACACAAATCTGTATGCATATGTGGTCTATAGGGCATATTTAATCTACCTTTACAAAGGACATGCCATGCCATGTTGCTGCTAAGAGGGACAGGGAAATAAACCTATACCTTTTTCTACCCCTCTTAGCAGAAATTGTTCGGCGAAAAGGTAAATGTACCCTTATGGGATCATTATACATTTTCCATAATACTTAGAAATTAaggaaaagtggaaaaaatcaCTGACTCTAGCCTGCCACTCTACCAACTAAGCCACAGAGACCACCCGATGACGAGTCTTAATTTTAGATCCTTGTGGATGTACCTATAGCACgtcaaaaatatacttatagTTAAGTAATATAATAGCATGattaatgtcattaacgggtctaacgcgattaaatttcattattttaacttttttccgacgtttcTGCATCTGCATATAAAAGCTGTATGggataggattttttttttcaaagtgaaGATATTATTTTTTCAGGTCGATTATCAAACATAGAGCACGGTAGCACGCCCATCGGGTCGCCGCAGCGTAACCGCTGGCTCGGCAACCGGCCGCGCTCGGGGCTCTGGCACCGCAAGGATGGCCGCCACGGCCGCAAGATACACCCGCCCAAGCCTGTCAAGGAGGTCGGCAAGGCGGAGGCGGTCCGCCCGGCTGCGCTTAGACTGTCGATGCACCCTTAGACTATGAATACAGAGTAgcgagattaaaataaataaatcttaaatttcaatgtgtgaaaattatttcttaaaaaccttgaaaattatatttaaaaattcgAATCTAGACGGCTTCAATTAGAcagtaagggccagttgcaccaacacATTTGatagactgatcaacgtcagccggcgcgccccggcactTTACTATGAAATTTTCCATACATATAAATTTAGCGAACCCTTTAACGATACGAagagtttggtgcaaccgaccctaaaagtgtaaactagtggctctgtgagctgtagacctcgcgatcatatcttattgggcacgatgaaaatatagtaaataaaaataaaaaaccggccaagtgcgagtcggactcgcgttccaagggttccgtatattacacaatttttaacaatcagtgccggattaagatattttgatgccctaagcatttctaggtgccccctctccctagggtcatcaagattacattgattttttggtaaattgagagaagttcattgccgcattacagctgagaatggaaatcagtcacatcattttatcacgaaaattgacagtgccgcagcagtaatgttgcaacagagtacctaatgctgttgcagtcgccacccgaatgtcacctttatcatagcgtagaaagtaatagaaacgcgagcgaagcgagcgcggaaatttttcgatataaaaacgcaatatgatagacagttgtacatttttacttttagtatggaaatcagtcacatcattttatcacggaagttgacagtactgcagcagtaacgttgcaacagagtaatgttgctgcagtcgccacccgaatgtcacctttatcataccttataaagtaattgaaaacgcgagcgaagcgagcgcgaaacgttttcgatataaaaacgcaattttagttttagtcccaaccaggcgcgaatccaggatttcatacagagaagggatgggacagttttctatcagcctagcttcgcatagggctcgatatttaagggtctcagcgaggttgttttcatgcataaaatatgcaagaaagcagagagcttggaattgaattggcgaagtgtgagaaaggcagtaggcccagctgcgaaagaggaaagcttggatttggatccacgcccaagtgtaattaaggcagaagatcaactttgccgtaaggcagaaggcctcgcataagacctaacgccgaaccgcaaaagagtgggttgaaatcgaatctatgcatgtaatcacgactcttctactgctaccgattgtttcccaaagaattaggcgccattatttttgcaaattagcttttggacagctaaaaaaatcgtgtggataaacgaattttaaaatttgttcacctttttcaacctggcattttggtgccctccctgaacgtggtgccgtaagcacgtgcttgttttgcttattggttacaaagtctttattaattcaaccattaaagtcgacgagtacaaaaaactttgagctagctctcaatttaacatatttttttaaacattatttttaatttgaccttacaattactcgtaagtaggtaagaccgttaaatatttaaaatgattatcttatcagaaaattatcaccaattactctaagaaaactactactctaagtaatccggcactgttaacaatgtattttttatgtgaaacgtgagtgaaatctctttaaaaaatccgtaggggtcggatcaaaaactgtaattaagtccgactcacgcttgactgtacatttctaataggttttcctgtcatctataggtatagacctattttatgtatttttttaaaaatttaagacttagtagtttcggagataagggggggggaatggtcattttttgcctattttcttgaataacttctaaactgtttattcgaaaatta from the Cydia splendana chromosome 17, ilCydSple1.2, whole genome shotgun sequence genome contains:
- the LOC134798540 gene encoding large ribosomal subunit protein uL2m, which translates into the protein MALNRLFAGLSITPTVLGRRTIYTGVVNFASKPRLDKPKPGFGIAYRRIVHFPEEYTVKPLEVTNLAGRDPATGRVVAKGIGGGIKHKYHWIAWIRDGPKEGPPHEEKVIQIMEDGCRTANIALVAVGDKLKYILATENMKAGDIIKTSRHLPRIPVRANEGDAYVLGALPTGTIVHCIEKVPGMGGLYIHAAGTFGTILRKQDDRIIVQMPSKRLFSFDQHCMAVVGRLSNIEHGSTPIGSPQRNRWLGNRPRSGLWHRKDGRHGRKIHPPKPVKEVGKAEAVRPAALRLSMHP